CCACCAACACCTACAAATCCTACTTTTACCTTACTCATGAAATTCATCTCCTTTAGTTTTTCACTTTAGAACGACTTGCTAAAATGACATCCATATGACGCGCTGTATCATTTGGCAGCTGTCTAGGATTGATTGCATAAGGACTGAGCTCGGCTGTGATGGTATCTTTATACCCAATTTCTTCTAATGCCGCTACAACAGCTGGCCAATTCACGTCACCAGCTAATAGCGGTACGAATCCAGTAATATTTCCTACCTTTGTACTGAAATCTTTTACATGAACTTTACTGATTCGTTTCCCTAGGATTCGAATCCATTGTTCTGGATATCCAAACTGAAGGACATTCCCTACATCAAAATAGGCTTTTGCATAATCGGAATCTAGTTCGTCTATATATCTCGCCATTTCAAGTGGTGACATTAAGAATTTATTCCATACATTCTCTATTCCAATTGCCACTTGGCGTTTTTCCGCTTCAACTAATACTTTTTTTAGTTCATCTTGGCTTCTGTTGTAACAATCATCATAAGAGACATCCGGGGTTACAGAGCCAGGAACAACCAATACCGTATCAATTCCCATCGCACTAGCCAATTCTATTTGCTTTAAGATGACTTTTCTGCCCTGTTCTCTAACCTCTGCATTAGGAGAAGATAACGGACTTTGCCATAATAACCCGGTAGATATGCTTCTTAGTTGTGATCCAAAGGACGTGGCTAGGTCAACAATTGCTTCTGCTTCACGTGGTGTTGTATCCATTGTTAAACCGATTCCGTCAGAGTTATATAAATTCAATTCCACGGCATCGAAGCCTGCTTCCTTACTGAATGTAAAAACATCCTCCAAAGATGTTCCTTCTGGATAGCACCATTGATTAATTCCTTTTAACATAGCAAACAACCCCTTCATTTTATTCGAGCCAATTCCTTTGATTCTAAGAAACATGCACATATATAGAATGGTAGACTGCTGCCTCACCCCCTATAAAAAAAGATTACTGTTTTACCCATTTTCTTTACGTCTAGTACTGCTAATTTATAATTTAATAGGCTGCCTTTTTTCAGAAGATTCATATGCGGCTAATGCTACTTCTAAAGCCTTCAGACCATCAAATCCGGAAATGGATGGTTCTTTACCATTTGAAACACTAGTCAAAAAGTCATTAACTAATTCAAAATCCATGTTATCGCCCCAATAATTCCAATTAACTCCATTCGGCGCATAAACATCTAATTTTTGGGCAAATGCGTCCACCTTCAGATTCCCTTCACTTCCAATAATTTCTAACGTTACATCCCCCCAAGTTGGGTACGTTTCATTCCGCGACCAGCTGCAATCCAAAGTTGAGAATACATCGTTTTCAAATTGAATGTTGAGGATACCGCAGTCATCAATTGAGCCAGAAGAGATTGTATTATCAATTTCAGCATATACTTCCTTGACTTCTGCACCCATGAACCATCTCATGAGATCGACCACATGCACGGTATGGTCGATAACAGCTCCTCCTCCTGATTTGGCCCGATCAACAAACCAGCCTCCAGGATTCGTCCCGCGATTCGTTCCTTTAATAGCAAATATTTGCCCAAGCTCTCCATTTTCAATGATTTTTTTTGCCCGAACAACAGCCGAATTAAATCGAACCGGAAAAGCAGTTTGAAGAATGACTTGATTTTGTTTACATACCTCAATCATTTCTTTTGCGTCTTCAACCTTTGTTGCTAATGGTTTTTCACATAAAATATGCTTTCCAGCCATTGCGGCCGCCACTACATGTTCACGGTGTTTACAATTCTCAGAAGTAATAATGACAGCATCCAGATCTTGTTGCAGCAACTCTTCATGCCCTTTGAAGAATTTAGTATTATATTTTGCAGCTGCATTTTCTCCACGTCTTTGGTCATCATCAGCAATTCCTACTATTTGAACTCCATCTATCTTTCTTAATGAATCGGCATATCCATAAGCATGTGGATGAGCAAAACTAATAATACCTACCTTCATCGAATTTGCGCCTCCTCTTTTTGATTTTCACCAGTTACAATTTCTCTGCCGGTTTCAATTGATTTAAGAGCATTTAACGCAATTTCCATTGCTTTATATGCATCCTCTGCCGATACAATCGGATCTTTTCCGGTTTCGATGCAGTTTATAAAATGCTGTATTTCAGTAAAATAAGGATTATGCTTTAATGGACTTTCAGGAACTGCAACACCACCGCCAGCAGTATTTTTGTTTAATACCACTGGGACAGACCTAGAACTATCATGATCAATGATTCCTTTTTCACCCGCAAATTCAAATTTGGTGGTGAATCCTTGATGCGCCCATGTTCCTTCAACATGAGCAATGACGCCGCTTTTAAAGCGCAGAGTAACCAAAGAATAATCGATTCGTTTTTTGTTTCCATCTTTTATGCTTTTCGCATAAACCCGATCTACTTCACCAAAACACCATCTCAAGAAGTCAAAATCATGGATAATCATGTCTAAAACCAGACCGCCGCTTTTTTCATAATCCGCATACCAGTCATCGGAAGCTTTTGGAAAGCCGCCTCCTCTTGATGTTCGTACCACCGCGACATTTCCGATTTTTCCTTCTTCCACAATATTTTTAGCCTGAACATACTCAGGAAAAAAGCGAACAACATGGCCAACGAAAAGTTTTACGTTTTTTTCCTGACAATAGTTAATCATTTCTCTTGCATCCTCGAGATTTCTGGCTAGGGGCTTTTCACAAATGACATGAATCCCGCGATCGGCGGCCATTTTTGTATAAGGTTTATGGAAAGGGGTTGGTACACAAATAGAGACTACATCGACTTTTTCTAATACTTCTATTGCCTCTTCATATGTTTGAAATGCTTTTGTTTTTAATTTTTTTGCGAGCGCTTTGGCCTTTTCCAGATTTTTATCCACAATTCCAGTAAGAACGGCATTTTCCATTTTGGTATAAGCTTCACCGTGAACACTTCCCATGGTGCCTGCTCCAATCAATAGAACGTTTAACAATGTCATCTCTCCCTACTATTGAATTCTATAATTTTGGAATACTATATTGGCAATGCTGCATTTTTGTTGCTATTTTTAAAAAATAAACCGGTTGCACCGACTACACATGCATATTTTTCTAACTGAGAAATCTCGATATTAACCTTATCTACGATACTAGCGATTCCATGTTTTTGAACGGTCCTTTTGATAGCCGGCAGCAAAAAATCTGCTCCGTTCATTACACCGCCACCAAGAATTACTGCTTCAGTGTTAAAAAGATGGATTAAATTGATAATTCCAATGCCAAGATATTCTCCTACTTCATCAAGTAATTCGATTGAAAAGGGATCACCCATTTTTGCTGCATTACAAATATCCACTGAGGTAATCTTACTTTCTGGAGGAAAAAACTCACTTACAGAGCCATTTTCTATTCTTTCATGGGCAATTTTCGATATGGCTGTCCCCGAAGCATAGTTCTCTAAACATCCTTTATTTCCGCATGAACAAAGTGGACCATCGATATTAATGGAAATGTGTCCAAATTCCCCGGCACTATCCGTAATACCAGTGATAAGTCTGTCGTTGCTGATGATACCTGCGCCGATTCCTGTACTGACTGTAATGTAGATGAGGTTCTTTTTTCCTTTACCTCTCCCCCACATCCATTCGCCTACAGCTGCGGCATTACCGTCGTTATATAACTCGACAGGAAGATCGAGCTCATTCTCGAGTATTGGTCCGATAGGAAAATTGGCTATATCCAGGTTACTCGCAAAGATGATCTCCTTCTTTTTTGAATCTATCACCCCTGCGGTTGCAATGCCTATGCCTTTTATCCGAGTGATCTCTACGTTTGCTTCATGAATGAGTGCTTTTATCGTGTTAATAATTAGTTCACCTAAGTTTTCCTTTCCCCCCTTGGAGTCACACTGCAATTTTGAAAGGATTTCTCCATTCTTTGACACCAGTGCTGTCAGTATTTTGGTCCCTCCTATATCCAGACCAATGGCTAAATCATCTGTTTGTTCCATTGAAGTTCCTCCCTGCTACTTATTCGAAACAATCCCCCAATTACTTTCTGACACCGCTTAGTGAAATACCTGCAATCAGGTGTTTCTGTAAAAAGATAAACAAAATGATCATCGGAATGGTAGATAACAATGCACCAGCCATCAGTAATGGGTAATTTGTAGAATACTGCCCTTGAAAAGAGGCAATCCCAATTGAAAGAACTCTCATATTTTCAGAGTTTGTCATAATTAACGGCCATAGGAAATCGTTCCATGATGCTAGTGCTGTAAAAATCCCCAGGGCAATTAAGGCTGGGGTAGCATTCGGGAGCAGTACTCTCCAATAGATCCCCCACCACGAACATCCATCGATTATCGCTGCTTCATCCAGTTCTTTTGGAATTCCCATAAAAAACTGTCTTAACAAGAACACTCCAAATGCACTGAAGATTCCTGGCACAATTAATGCATAAAAGGTATCAATCCATCCTAACTTAGCTAAAATGGCATAATTAGGAATTAAAATGACTTGAGGAGGAACCATCAATACTGACAAAATGGCAATAAAAATGACATTTTTAAACGGAAATTTCATCCTTGCAAAAGCAAATGCCGCTAACGAACAAAGTAATAACTGGGATAGAGTCCGTCCAACCGTAACGATAATGGTGTTTAAATAGTACTTAAAAAAATCAACACTTTCGAAAACCTTTGAATAATTTTCAGGATGCCATTCTTTTGGAATGATGTCCGGTGGTACTTGCATGGAATCACCGTAGGATTTAAACGATGTCGAAATCATCCATAAAAAAGGTATAATCATGATGATTGCCCCAATGATTAGTAGAGCATGAATGAAAATTTTGTTTTCTTTCAATTAAATCCCCCCTGTCTATGAGTCATAATGAACCCATTTCTTTTGAAAGATAAATTGGACAATGGTTATAGCTAAGATTGCGATAAATAACAGAAAGGCTTGAGCAGAGGCAATTCCCATTTGTGAATATTTAAATCCAGATTCGTATACTCCAAATACTATGGTTCTTAATGGATCCAATAGAGCATTGTTGTCACCAATCATGACGAATATTAAATCAAACATCTGAAGAGAACTGATCATAGAAGTGATAAAAACAAAAAATAATGTCGGAGTAATTAAAGGCAATGTTATGTTAAAAAATTGTTTTAGTTTCGATGCACCATCTATCTGCGCTGCTTCGTAATAGGATTGGGAAACCCCTTGGAGTCCTGCAAGTAACAGGATGACATTATTACCTACCGTCATCCATACATAAACAAGAATGACTGAAAACAGTGCGATATTGGGATTGAACAACCACGATGGCTGAGGAAGATGGAATACACTTAAAATATAGTTGATTAATCCGTACTCTGTGTTATAAAGCCATTTCCACACCATTCCTACGGCAACTGGCATCGTCACAACAGGGAGAAAGTATAATGTACGATAAAATACCATTCCCTTGATCTTTTGGTTAAGCAACAGAGAAACAAGGGTGGCTATCACCACTGATAAAGGCACCGACACAATCGTAAAGACAATGGTATTGATAATGGAACGCTGAAAGGTTGGGTCCTGTAATAAAGTATTGATATTTTCTAGTCCTACAAATACTGGAGTTGTAATCCCATCCCAGCTTGTAAAGGATAAACCAAAGGACGCAATGGCAGGCAGCATATAGAAAACAAGGAGTCCTAAAAAAGTTGGTGCAATAAATAATAAGGCTATAATTGCTTCTTTATCGAGCTTTTTCTTTTTCCGCTCTACAACTACGATATTTTGTTTGTTTTTTCCAATAGTCGTTGAAAAGCCGCCCAAAATCATCTCTCCTTTCATGGTCAAACAGACTGTGACACAGCCTGTTTGACTATTCATTTAGGCATTGTTTTATTTCGAATTTTCCTTAGCAAGAATTTCATTCATCTTTTTAGCAACTGTATCCAATGCTTTATCAATCGACTGCTGTCCCAAAAAGGCTCCTTGAATTTCTTTTGTTTCAACATCCTGCCACTCAGAGGTGTTTTTGGAAATCGGATATGGTACTCCATATTCCTGTGCATCAAGAAATACTTGTAAATCTAATGAAGGAATAGATTTAAGCCAAATGTCACTTATGTCTTTATCAGCAGGAATAGAAAATCCAGTTTCAGCAATGACTTTATTACCTTCTTTACCTGATAAAGCTTTGATTAAATCCCATGACAATTTATCATTCTGCGTTTTGTCGTTCATCGCCCAGCCGATACCGTGAACAATCGAAGCAGCTTGTTTACCCTTTGGAAGCGGAGCAACACCCAAATTATCACCGAGTACTTCTTTAAATTCTCCTGCGCTTACAGATATTGCAGGCAACATCGCAACTTTCTCGGATAGGAACAACTGCTTACCTTCTGTCTCCATAACGGTTTGAGCTGAAGGAGAGATCCCCTTGTCGATGATCTTCTCGATAAATTTAAATGCTTCTTTCGTTTCTGGTGTATCAAATCCAGATTTTGTTTTATCTTCGCTAATAATAAAACCGCCTGCTTGATGTATCAGGTTATAATAAACCTGTTGACTTGCTTTAATATCCATGGAATACCCATAAACACCGTTTTCTTTATCGGTAAGCTGCCCGCCGACCTTTTCAATATCCTCCCATGTCCATGTCTCATCTGGATAAGGAATTCCGGCTTCATCAAAAAACTTTTTATTATAATAAAGCCCAACAGAGTCAATAAAATAAGGAGCAGCATGCAATTTTCCTTCATAACTATATAAATCTACAACTGCAGGGAAATAGTCTTCCTTCTTATATTCACCGTCTTCCTGAATATAAGGTTCTAAATCCTTAATAAAACCAGAGGAAGCATATTGATAGAAATTCGGCCCGTTCATCCAGAAAACATCTGGACCTTTTCCACCGCCAATGCTGGTTTTCAGCTTGGTCCAATAATCCTCCCAAGGTGTATATGTTACATTGACTTTGACATCAGGGTGCTTCTTATTAAATTCTTCAATCGATTTATCTACTGCAGCGCTGGCATTTTTATCCCATAAAGCTACTTCAAGTGTCTTTTTATCTTTGCCGCCGCTTGCTTCGTTACTGCAAGCAGACATAGCTACTACTGTAAAAATTAGAAGCAGGTAAACCCAAAACCTCATTTTTTTCATGTTTATCCCCCTCGATCATTTTGTTCTCATAAACCAATAAAAGATTATAAAAGCAAGGAAGTATAGACTCTGTATGTAGCTTTTTTTAACTTGTATGTATAGAGTTATCATCACCTCCTAAAATGGGCTGTTTGCCCATCAAATAGTAAACTGATATTTTTCCTGTAAAATTACAGCTGCTGCTCCGAGCATTTCAAATTCTGCTTCCAAGGAAGTAGGCTGAATATTTACTTCATCTTTTAAAATCGGTATAACTCGCTTAGAAACGGATTTGTTTAATAAATCTATAAATATACTATTTTCTTGAACAATCTCTCCGCTAAGAATGATCACTTCAGGGTTAAGAAGGTGAATGATATTAGTAATGCTTGTAGAAAGATGTGATACAATCTCTTCCATAATCTCATAGCACAATCTATCTCCTTCATTTAATGCTTTAACAAACACAGCTGGTGTAACCCTATTAATATCACCATCTATTAAATTCCTAATGATTGTTTCCTTTCCTCGTGTCATTAAGGCTGTTACCACTTTCGAAAAAATGGCCGGCCAATTAATATAGTTTTCTAGACACCCTTCATTCCCACATTCACATTTAAGCCCTCCCCTAACGATCGTAGTATGACCAAGCTCCCCTGAACTGCCTTTATATCCTCGGATAATTTGCCCATTGTACATAATTCCTGATCCAACACCATCACCAATCGTGATATATACCAGGTCTTTATATTTCTTGAATGAACCAAAGTAATTCTCTGCAAGTACGTAGGCATTTGTATCATTGTCTAGAAAGGTCGGCAGACCAAATTCATCTTCGACCATTTGCTTTAAAGGGATATCATATAGTTTTAGTTTTGAATTGTAGGAGATGATACCTTTTTTAGCATCTACAATCCCGGGAGTAATAATAGAGATTCCTTCACACCATTGGAGATTTTCTTTAGACTCCAGAAACTGTTTTATGATTTTGATAATTAAGTTGATCATATCCTGACCTTGACAAAAATTAGTGGAATGGATTTCCTTTCTATTGATGCAGCCTTCCAAATTCATTTCAGAAATCTTTATCGATGAATTGGAAATTGAAACACCAATGATAAACCTCGTATTAGGATTGAACCTTAGTAAAACAGGCTTTCTCCCTCCACTGGAAAAACCAACACCATCTTCACGAACATACCCTTCATGAATCAGATCATTGACTGCTGAAGTAACGGTTGTTGGACTTATGTTGATCAATTTCGCTATGTCGCTTCTGGAAATAGGTCCTTCTTTCCGAATCGTGTCCAAAATGATGGACCTATTTAGTTCTTGCATAAGTTTTAAATCACCTGTCCTGCGCATATTCCCAAACACCTCATAATCTATTAGACTTACTTTTTTTAGTGACCTTATTAAGTTTGTAAATTTTTTTGTAATAACAACTCTTTATTTGATGAAAACACCGAGATTGACGAATTACTTTTTCCAGTGTCTTTATTAAGTATAATAAAATGAATTTTCAGAAATGTAAACACTTTCATAGAAAAATATAAAAAATTTAGAAAAATAGGAATATTTTCCCGGATACCTTTTACCAACTTTACATTATTTTTAACAGTCCTGAAGTCGGATCAAAAAAAATAAAAGAGGGAATAGAAGAAGTATCTTTAGAAATTGGGCTCAATGTAATTTTCCAGTCAAGCAAGGACAAACATTTGTCCTTGCTTTTTACTAACCTATCTAAATTAACCCAACAGGAATTTGTCGGGTTAATTTAAATATTCTTATTTTTTAAGCAACAGGTAAACTTAACTCAGGGATTTCTAAAAATTTCTTAATAGCTAGTGCACAGGCACCCATGACACATGCATTTGTTCCAAGTTCTGATAATAATATCTCTTTATAACTACTTATTGAGGAGCTTAATCTCAATTTAATTTTACTTTCTGCTTCAGGAAAAAGTTTCAATAATTCACTATTTAATACCAAAGTTTCAGGATTTAGTAAATTAATGATATTATTTAAACCGACTACGAAATACTTAATAAACTCATCGATTTCATTTATAACTACTGGGTCTCCAGCTTTAATAAAATTTTCGATATCCCTATAGTTCAATTTTGATTTATCAAGTTTTTCGGATAATTGTTTAAAGAAGCTGCCTTCAGAAGCATACAGCTCCCAACAACCAGAATTCCCGCAATTACAAGGTTTGCCATCAGGATTGATAATCATGTGACCAATTTCTCCAGTGTAACCAAGATACCCTTTTACCAATTCCCCATTCATCAAGACTCCTAGACCTATTCCAGAATACATATTAATACTGATTAAAATCTCACTAGTATGGCAACTGAATACTTTTTCTGCAAATGCACATAAATTTGCATTATTTTCAATAGAAACTGCCAAATCCAAATGTTGCTCAAGATCTCCCTTTAGGTTCATGTTATGCCATTTATGCTGTGGAACAAAACCTATGGTTTCATCATTCTTTACGGTTCCATGGATTCCAATTACCACACCGACAATTCCATAACGACTTTGAGAAAATGTTTCCTTATATTTATTAATTTGGCTTATTAAGATTTCAAGAACCTCATCATAGTACGAGTTTCCTAACTCTACTTTATCGGAACTTACTGGTTTTCCTATTAAATCAGATACAGTAAATGTAATATCCCGATAGTCCAAATCAATACCTATTGCATAGCCAGCATGGTAATTGAGAGAAAGCATGATTGGCTTTCTCCCAACAGTGTAATACTCCTGATGTGTCTCAATGAGTAAACCTTCCTCAATTAATTGAAGATAAGGAATTAACGTACGAACAAAAGTTAGAAAGAGAAAACGAACTTCTTCGTTTAGAGGTAGAATATTTAAAAAAGTTGCGAGCTTTTCAGATGGATCCGAAGGGCTATCTCGAAAAGCACAAGCAGCATTATCATTCGAACTTAAAGAAACCTTCAAACCAAAAGATGTTTTACAAATAGTCGGCATTCCTGAATCCACCTACCATTATCATATAAAAATGATGAATAAGGAGAATCCAGACCAGGAGTTGGAGGAACTTATTCAATCCATTTTCGAAGAACATAACGGAAATTATGGTTATCGTCGTATTCAATTAGAATTAGAAAACCGTGGGTATGAAGTGAATCATAAGAAGGTGCAACGCATCATGAACGAGCTTGGGCTCAAGGGAGATAAATTCAAATTAAAATCACGCAAGTACAGTTCATACAAGGGTACAACTGGAACTGTTGCCAAGAACCTTATCAATCGCCGCTTTAAAACGAATGTGTGTCATCAAAAACTAACAACAGATATTACAGAATTTAAGTGTTCAGACGGTATTAAGCTATATTTAAATCCAATTATGGATATGTTCAATAGTGAAATTCTTTCTTTTGGTATAGGTATGCGTCCAACCTTAGATTTAGCTCTCACCCCCCTCGAGGAAGCACTAGAAATAGTAAAAGATTCAAAGTTTAGAACTACTGTACATTCTGATCAAGGATGGCATTATCAACATAATAAATGGGTGAAAACCCTTAAGAAAAACAAGGTGTTCCAGAGTATGTCTCGTAAAGGAAACTGTTTAGATAATTCGCCAATGGAGAACTTTTTCGGATTACTAAAACAAGAAATGTATTACGGGGAAGCACTATGCTCATATGAGGAATTAAAAAAGAGAATTGAAGAATAATCAGTTATTATAATAACAAGCGTATAAAGCAAAAATTGGCAGGTATGAGCCCGGTTCAATACCGGGTCCATACTAGCCAATTAGCTGCTTAATATAAAACTCTAACTTTTGGGGGTCACATCATTTTTTCCAGACTTTTTATTTTTATTAAAAATATTCAAATTGCAATTGCCGAAAGGGAAGTAAGACACTCATGGTTATTCTCCTGTTCATGTGCCATTATGACTCTTTTTTCTACCAATCTATTTAAATTTCTACAAGCTTAATCAATGATCAAATGATCAATTCCAACTACGTCCTTACTATTACGAAACGTCCCGGCGGATACACCAACCGTTTTGCGGAATACTTTGTTGAAATAGTTGGCATTTGCATACCCTACCTGGGCAGCAATGTCTGTAACAGAGGAGGTTGATGAACGAAGAAGCTCCGCCGCTTTTTGAATCCTGATTTTGGTCAGGTATTGCACAGGTGTCATATTTAGTTGGTGATGAAACTGCTTAATAAAATAATATCTCGAGAAACCGGATACGGCCGCTATTTCGTCGAGTGTAATCGGTTCATGATAATGTGTTTGGATAAAGGATAAAGCTTTTGTAATCTGAAGAGAGAAACCGTTCGTTGCTTTATCAATATTTCTGATGAAACGGTAACACTCCATAATGAACTCATAAGCTTTTGCAGAAGCGTAATAGGTATCGGTAATCTTTTGATCATATGTGTCTTGATAGATTTTCAGCAAAAGCTGGATCAGCTTTGAATCCGGAGGCACTTTCAAGACAGGACCGTTTTGTTCTTTCATTAACCTCCAGCAATCGGCAGCTTCTCTTCCCACTAATGTAATAAACATAAACTCCCATCCATCGCTATCCTTTGGAAAGTAATAACGATGATCGCTAGGAATCTCAACAATGAAGGCTTCTCCTGCCTTCACGGTATAACTT
This genomic stretch from Neobacillus niacini harbors:
- a CDS encoding sugar phosphate isomerase/epimerase family protein: MLKGINQWCYPEGTSLEDVFTFSKEAGFDAVELNLYNSDGIGLTMDTTPREAEAIVDLATSFGSQLRSISTGLLWQSPLSSPNAEVREQGRKVILKQIELASAMGIDTVLVVPGSVTPDVSYDDCYNRSQDELKKVLVEAEKRQVAIGIENVWNKFLMSPLEMARYIDELDSDYAKAYFDVGNVLQFGYPEQWIRILGKRISKVHVKDFSTKVGNITGFVPLLAGDVNWPAVVAALEEIGYKDTITAELSPYAINPRQLPNDTARHMDVILASRSKVKN
- a CDS encoding Gfo/Idh/MocA family protein, with the translated sequence MKVGIISFAHPHAYGYADSLRKIDGVQIVGIADDDQRRGENAAAKYNTKFFKGHEELLQQDLDAVIITSENCKHREHVVAAAMAGKHILCEKPLATKVEDAKEMIEVCKQNQVILQTAFPVRFNSAVVRAKKIIENGELGQIFAIKGTNRGTNPGGWFVDRAKSGGGAVIDHTVHVVDLMRWFMGAEVKEVYAEIDNTISSGSIDDCGILNIQFENDVFSTLDCSWSRNETYPTWGDVTLEIIGSEGNLKVDAFAQKLDVYAPNGVNWNYWGDNMDFELVNDFLTSVSNGKEPSISGFDGLKALEVALAAYESSEKRQPIKL
- a CDS encoding Gfo/Idh/MocA family protein, with the translated sequence MLNVLLIGAGTMGSVHGEAYTKMENAVLTGIVDKNLEKAKALAKKLKTKAFQTYEEAIEVLEKVDVVSICVPTPFHKPYTKMAADRGIHVICEKPLARNLEDAREMINYCQEKNVKLFVGHVVRFFPEYVQAKNIVEEGKIGNVAVVRTSRGGGFPKASDDWYADYEKSGGLVLDMIIHDFDFLRWCFGEVDRVYAKSIKDGNKKRIDYSLVTLRFKSGVIAHVEGTWAHQGFTTKFEFAGEKGIIDHDSSRSVPVVLNKNTAGGGVAVPESPLKHNPYFTEIQHFINCIETGKDPIVSAEDAYKAMEIALNALKSIETGREIVTGENQKEEAQIR
- a CDS encoding ROK family protein; the encoded protein is MEQTDDLAIGLDIGGTKILTALVSKNGEILSKLQCDSKGGKENLGELIINTIKALIHEANVEITRIKGIGIATAGVIDSKKKEIIFASNLDIANFPIGPILENELDLPVELYNDGNAAAVGEWMWGRGKGKKNLIYITVSTGIGAGIISNDRLITGITDSAGEFGHISINIDGPLCSCGNKGCLENYASGTAISKIAHERIENGSVSEFFPPESKITSVDICNAAKMGDPFSIELLDEVGEYLGIGIINLIHLFNTEAVILGGGVMNGADFLLPAIKRTVQKHGIASIVDKVNIEISQLEKYACVVGATGLFFKNSNKNAALPI
- a CDS encoding carbohydrate ABC transporter permease, whose product is MIIPFLWMISTSFKSYGDSMQVPPDIIPKEWHPENYSKVFESVDFFKYYLNTIIVTVGRTLSQLLLCSLAAFAFARMKFPFKNVIFIAILSVLMVPPQVILIPNYAILAKLGWIDTFYALIVPGIFSAFGVFLLRQFFMGIPKELDEAAIIDGCSWWGIYWRVLLPNATPALIALGIFTALASWNDFLWPLIMTNSENMRVLSIGIASFQGQYSTNYPLLMAGALLSTIPMIILFIFLQKHLIAGISLSGVRK
- a CDS encoding carbohydrate ABC transporter permease: MGGFSTTIGKNKQNIVVVERKKKKLDKEAIIALLFIAPTFLGLLVFYMLPAIASFGLSFTSWDGITTPVFVGLENINTLLQDPTFQRSIINTIVFTIVSVPLSVVIATLVSLLLNQKIKGMVFYRTLYFLPVVTMPVAVGMVWKWLYNTEYGLINYILSVFHLPQPSWLFNPNIALFSVILVYVWMTVGNNVILLLAGLQGVSQSYYEAAQIDGASKLKQFFNITLPLITPTLFFVFITSMISSLQMFDLIFVMIGDNNALLDPLRTIVFGVYESGFKYSQMGIASAQAFLLFIAILAITIVQFIFQKKWVHYDS
- a CDS encoding ABC transporter substrate-binding protein — encoded protein: MKKMRFWVYLLLIFTVVAMSACSNEASGGKDKKTLEVALWDKNASAAVDKSIEEFNKKHPDVKVNVTYTPWEDYWTKLKTSIGGGKGPDVFWMNGPNFYQYASSGFIKDLEPYIQEDGEYKKEDYFPAVVDLYSYEGKLHAAPYFIDSVGLYYNKKFFDEAGIPYPDETWTWEDIEKVGGQLTDKENGVYGYSMDIKASQQVYYNLIHQAGGFIISEDKTKSGFDTPETKEAFKFIEKIIDKGISPSAQTVMETEGKQLFLSEKVAMLPAISVSAGEFKEVLGDNLGVAPLPKGKQAASIVHGIGWAMNDKTQNDKLSWDLIKALSGKEGNKVIAETGFSIPADKDISDIWLKSIPSLDLQVFLDAQEYGVPYPISKNTSEWQDVETKEIQGAFLGQQSIDKALDTVAKKMNEILAKENSK
- a CDS encoding ROK family transcriptional regulator — protein: MQELNRSIILDTIRKEGPISRSDIAKLINISPTTVTSAVNDLIHEGYVREDGVGFSSGGRKPVLLRFNPNTRFIIGVSISNSSIKISEMNLEGCINRKEIHSTNFCQGQDMINLIIKIIKQFLESKENLQWCEGISIITPGIVDAKKGIISYNSKLKLYDIPLKQMVEDEFGLPTFLDNDTNAYVLAENYFGSFKKYKDLVYITIGDGVGSGIMYNGQIIRGYKGSSGELGHTTIVRGGLKCECGNEGCLENYINWPAIFSKVVTALMTRGKETIIRNLIDGDINRVTPAVFVKALNEGDRLCYEIMEEIVSHLSTSITNIIHLLNPEVIILSGEIVQENSIFIDLLNKSVSKRVIPILKDEVNIQPTSLEAEFEMLGAAAVILQEKYQFTI
- a CDS encoding ROK family protein — encoded protein: MCKTSFGLKVSLSSNDNAACAFRDSPSDPSEKLATFLNILPLNEEVRFLFLTFVRTLIPYLQLIEEGLLIETHQEYYTVGRKPIMLSLNYHAGYAIGIDLDYRDITFTVSDLIGKPVSSDKVELGNSYYDEVLEILISQINKYKETFSQSRYGIVGVVIGIHGTVKNDETIGFVPQHKWHNMNLKGDLEQHLDLAVSIENNANLCAFAEKVFSCHTSEILISINMYSGIGLGVLMNGELVKGYLGYTGEIGHMIINPDGKPCNCGNSGCWELYASEGSFFKQLSEKLDKSKLNYRDIENFIKAGDPVVINEIDEFIKYFVVGLNNIINLLNPETLVLNSELLKLFPEAESKIKLRLSSSISSYKEILLSELGTNACVMGACALAIKKFLEIPELSLPVA
- a CDS encoding IS3 family transposase, with protein sequence MFKKVASFSDGSEGLSRKAQAALSFELKETFKPKDVLQIVGIPESTYHYHIKMMNKENPDQELEELIQSIFEEHNGNYGYRRIQLELENRGYEVNHKKVQRIMNELGLKGDKFKLKSRKYSSYKGTTGTVAKNLINRRFKTNVCHQKLTTDITEFKCSDGIKLYLNPIMDMFNSEILSFGIGMRPTLDLALTPLEEALEIVKDSKFRTTVHSDQGWHYQHNKWVKTLKKNKVFQSMSRKGNCLDNSPMENFFGLLKQEMYYGEALCSYEELKKRIEE
- a CDS encoding IS3 family transposase; translation: MSYYNNKRIKQKLAGMSPVQYRVHTSQLAA